From Candidatus Binatia bacterium, a single genomic window includes:
- the truB gene encoding tRNA pseudouridine(55) synthase TruB — MPDGILLIDKPSGCTSADVVRAVKRRHRPSSVGHLGTLDPMATGLLPLCIDGGTRIAQFLGAEHKAYTGRIRLGLETDTLDVTGKTVAEAEVPEFTAERVAEVAETFLGDSEQIPPMYSAVKKGGKRLYELARQGVEVEREARPIHLERFRVEPCETPGELDFEVRCSKGTYVRVLASDLGKALGTLGSLASLRRTEFGCFQIEESAELDSVLEREPGDLPVLAPREALRGCREFAVDGKTAFAIAAGQRYVLDRLEKPAAEEALGAVIAPNGGLLAVLESQEGTWRLRRVVMPEASELYRA; from the coding sequence GTGCCCGACGGGATTCTCTTGATCGACAAGCCGAGTGGTTGCACCTCGGCAGACGTCGTCCGCGCGGTGAAGCGCCGCCATCGGCCGTCGAGCGTGGGCCATCTGGGGACACTCGACCCCATGGCGACGGGCCTCTTGCCACTCTGTATCGACGGCGGGACGAGAATCGCGCAGTTTCTCGGCGCCGAGCACAAGGCCTACACCGGACGGATCCGCCTGGGCCTGGAGACCGACACCCTCGACGTGACCGGCAAGACGGTGGCCGAGGCTGAGGTCCCGGAATTCACCGCTGAGCGCGTGGCAGAGGTCGCGGAGACCTTTCTCGGCGACTCCGAGCAGATCCCGCCCATGTACTCTGCCGTGAAGAAGGGCGGAAAGCGGCTATACGAACTGGCGCGCCAGGGCGTGGAGGTCGAGCGAGAGGCGCGACCGATCCACCTGGAGCGGTTCCGGGTCGAGCCGTGTGAGACGCCGGGAGAACTCGATTTCGAGGTCCGCTGCTCCAAGGGGACCTATGTTCGGGTGCTGGCCTCGGATTTGGGCAAGGCGCTGGGAACCCTCGGTAGCCTCGCCAGCCTTCGACGGACGGAATTCGGCTGTTTTCAAATCGAGGAGTCCGCGGAGTTGGATTCAGTTCTCGAACGCGAGCCGGGCGATTTGCCCGTGCTGGCGCCCCGTGAGGCCCTGCGGGGGTGCAGGGAGTTTGCGGTGGATGGCAAAACCGCCTTCGCGATTGCCGCCGGGCAACGCTATGTATTGGACCGACTCGAGAAACCAGCTGCAGAGGAGGCCCTGGGGGCGGTCATCGCCCCCAACGGCGGCCTTCTCGCGGTGCTCGAGTCACAAGAAGGGACATGGCGCCTACGTCGAGTCGTCATGCCCGAGGCAAGCGAACTTTACAGGGCGTGA